A window of Jatrophihabitans sp. genomic DNA:
CAGGACTGCCACTGGTCTGCTCACAGTGCTCGCCTCCTCGCACCGCGAGTGCTCGTTGCCGTTGTTGGACCGCGGCACCCGGGGGTTCTGCTACAGCTAATCGCCTCACCACAGATCCGGTAAGCCGCACCGGCTGCCATGGCAGGGTGTTGCCGTGACAAACCTGGTCAACGGCCCTGATCAGTCATCGGCGCTGCCTGGCTGCCGCGCCTTCCGAAAACGATTCTTGGTTTTCATACGAAACCTTTGCCTCTGCAAAGAATTACTGAAACGAGTTCAGGCCAAATCTTCGAGCTCTTTGTGGGATGCTGGTCGGGTGCGTGTATTCCGCACACTCGGACACAACGGGGTCAGTCGGAGAAGTGCATGCTGGAGTCACTCGGTTTCTCTGAGGCCGCTGAAACTCTGTATCGGTTTCTGCTGCAGGAGCCGATGGTGGGCGATGACGTCGCCGCGCATAAATTGGGCGTTCCGGTCACCGAGGTGACTACGGCTCGCGCCCAACTGATCCAGGCAGGACTGATCCGGGATTCCTGGGACGACGACAGCGGCATCGCCTTCGGCAATCCCCAGCTGCTGCTGGACGCGGCGCTGCGCCGGCAGGAGACCGAGCTGGCGCACCGGCAGGAGGAGCTGGCCGAGTCCCGGCTCGGGCTGGAGTCGCTGCTCAGCGATTACCTGGAGGCGACCTCCCAGCCTTCGATGGCCGGCGAGGTCGTGGAGCTGGTGGGCCGGGAGGCGATCCAGCGCGAGCTGGAGACCTGGAGCCAGAAGGTGCAGCGCGAGGTGCTCGCCCTGCACCCGGACACCTCCTACACCGCCGAGCAGTTGGCCTCTGCCCAGGCCATGGACGTGGCGGCGCTGGCCCGAGGCGTCAAGATCCGCTCGGTGTACCGGGAGGATTGCCGCACCGACCCGGCGGTGCGGGCCTACCACCAGACAGTGACCAAGCATGGCGCCGAAGTCCGCTACGCCAAGGTGGTGCCCGCCCGGCTGCTGGTCTTCGACCGGCAGGCCGGAATGATCCCCAGCCACACCGCCGACAACCGGCGAGCGGCGCTGCGCCTGGAGGGCGAAGGCGTCGCCGCGATGCTCGTGCTCAGCTTCGACCTGGTGTGGTCCCAGGCCACCGCCGAGGAGCGCGACAGCCTGCCGCCGCGGATCGAGACAGCCGGCGCCGAAGGCCCGACCGACCTGGACCGGATCCTGCTGCAGCTGCTCAGCATGGGGGTCAAGGACGAGGCAGCGGCCCGGCATCTCGGGGTGTCGGTGCGCACCGTCCGGCGCCAGATCGCTGACCTCATGGTGCGGCTGGAGGCCGGCTCCCGCTTCGAGGCCGGCATGCAGGCCGCCATGCGCGGATGGCTGCGCCCACCCGAATAGTGCGGCCCGGCCATGACTGCAATATGGGTTCAAGCGTTCGTGTCAGCATGTTGCCGAAGCAGTTCTATGACACGTAGATTTCTCCTTATCTTCTTGATTTCCTGACACAGTTCTCCCATCGCACGACTTTGCGGCTCGCCTTCCTGAGCAGACAGGAATTGCGCAGTGGCCCAAAGGGGTTTCTACTTAAATCCGGGAGTTCTCATGTTTACATCGGCACTTAACATCAAGGCCGTCCGCGTCACCACCACCGGGCTCATCGCCGCGTTCCTGGCAGTGTGCACCCTGAGCGTGGCGCCTGATGCCGCCGCCGCTCCGACCGCCGGCACGTCCCAGCACGCGGTAATCGCAAGCAGCTCCGGACAGTCGACCCAGGACGACGGCTTTCACTGGTAGAACCCCTGCTCCGGGCCATCGTGACAGCGTTCACCCGGAGACGATGAAGGCAATCGCGACGAGAATATGACGGCCGCAGCGCCGCGCTGAGTGTTCCCCGGGCCGCAGTGATCTATCACTGCGGTCCGGGTGAACGTTTCTCCGGAACACCTCGAATCAGCAGTCGGTCCACCAGCTTCGAAACCGGTCAGTGGCCAGAATTAAGATCCTGCCACCCTTGGTCGATTGATGCAGGATCGGGGACGCAGATCGACGGAAGGCCGGAAGCGGTTCATGACGCATTCGAATTATGGACCGGACCAGCCGGAGTACTCGGCGCCGCCGTTGCCGCCCGAGGCCTTTCAGCACCCTGATGTCTACCTGCCCCACGCCTACCCACCGCCGCCCCGAAAGGGCGGCCATGGCAAGAAGATCATCGCCGGCCTCACCCTGGCCGCGGTGGCGGCCGGCGGCGCGGTGGCGGCCTACGCCTACACGATGCTGGCCAGCAGTGGAATTCAGCCCGAACGAGTTCTTCCTGCCAATACCGTCGCTTTCGTCAAACTGGACCTCGATCCGGCCGCCGGCCAGAAGGTCGCGGCCTACCGGCTGTCGAAGAAGTTCCCGGCGATCTCCAAGGGCGCGTCCGATCTCGACGGCGCCAGGGACGCCATCCTGTCGGAATTCTTCGACAAGCAGAGCGAGCTGGATTACGCCACCGAGATCAAGCCCTGGCTCGGTGACCGGATCGCGGTGGCGGCGGTGCCCAACCCGGCCAGCGAGGCCGGCCTGGACCCGGTTCTCGCGGTGGCCTACACCGACGAGGCGAAGATGAAGGCCGCGTTCAGCAAGGTCGCCCGGACCGAGCGGGCCTTCGGCTACGTCACCATCGACGGCTACGCGCTGGTCACCGACAGCCAACCGCATGCCGAGGCGGTGCTGGCCGGTGTGCGGCGCGCGACGCTGGCCGGCGCCGAGCACTACCGCGCCGACCTCAAGGCACTCGACGGTGACCAGCTCGCGGTCGGCTGGGCTGACCTCGAGGCCACCGTGGCGGCGCTGAAGGCCGGCACCCGATCAGGATCTAGCTCCAGGTGGCAGGGCCTTGATCGCCTTGACACGCTGGCAGCGGCCAAGGGGCGGATCGTCATCGGAGCCCACGCGAGCTCGGACTACCTCGAGATCTCAGCCGTCTCGCGCCAGCGGGTGGTCAGCGGCGAGCCGCGGCTGGCCGGAAAGCCGGTGAACGGGACCCTGGCCAGGCTGGGCGCGGTTGACACCAGCGCGGCGCTGGAGGTCACCGGTCTGGGCGAGGCATTCAAGCAGGCCTGGGCGGGCGCATCGACGGCGTTGGGCCTGGGTGGGGAATTGGAGGACTTCCTCGAAGAGACCGGCCTGCGACTGCCCGAGGACCTGGTGGCGCTGTTCGGCAGCGACGCCACCCTCTCGCTCCGGCTGCCGCAGGGCGCCAGCGGGGACCCCGAGATCGCCGCCCAGGTCACCACCGACGACGCCGGCA
This region includes:
- a CDS encoding DUF3352 domain-containing protein, translating into MTHSNYGPDQPEYSAPPLPPEAFQHPDVYLPHAYPPPPRKGGHGKKIIAGLTLAAVAAGGAVAAYAYTMLASSGIQPERVLPANTVAFVKLDLDPAAGQKVAAYRLSKKFPAISKGASDLDGARDAILSEFFDKQSELDYATEIKPWLGDRIAVAAVPNPASEAGLDPVLAVAYTDEAKMKAAFSKVARTERAFGYVTIDGYALVTDSQPHAEAVLAGVRRATLAGAEHYRADLKALDGDQLAVGWADLEATVAALKAGTRSGSSSRWQGLDRLDTLAAAKGRIVIGAHASSDYLEISAVSRQRVVSGEPRLAGKPVNGTLARLGAVDTSAALEVTGLGEAFKQAWAGASTALGLGGELEDFLEETGLRLPEDLVALFGSDATLSLRLPQGASGDPEIAAQVTTDDAGRAMRVVDSLGRPFGFPADSLHTRATADGYLVSNSAGYDPRSTAGARTLGADPAFQKAVPDRADAGLIGYLNLGAILDSDKHASAKDKADWKHVGALGLSVVPTSDGSRINFRLTTR